Proteins encoded together in one Coffea arabica cultivar ET-39 chromosome 2c, Coffea Arabica ET-39 HiFi, whole genome shotgun sequence window:
- the LOC113722318 gene encoding monothiol glutaredoxin-S2-like, protein MGMVTKLGSENPVVIFSKSNCGMCHTIKTLINNFGANPKVYEIDQHQDGQKMERELLHLGQEPSVPTVFIGKEMIGGSDEVIGLNVKGELKPLLIRAKAIWI, encoded by the coding sequence ATGGGCATGGTTACAAAGTTGGGGTCTGAAAATCCTGTGGTTATCTTCAGCAAAAGCAATTGTGGCATGTGCCACACCATTAAGACACTAATAAACAATTTTGGGGCAAATCCTAAAGTTTATGAGATTGATCAACATCAAGATGGTCAGAAAATGGAAAGGGAACTGCTACATCTAGGACAAGAGCCAAGTGTGCCTACTGTTTTCATAGGCAAAGAGATGATCGGTGGCTCTGATGAGGTGATAGGCCTTAATGTCAAAGGTGAGCTGAAGCCACTGCTTATAAGGGCCAAAGCTATATGGATATAG